Proteins encoded together in one Streptomyces umbrinus window:
- a CDS encoding tripartite tricarboxylate transporter permease: protein MDFLAPALDGFGVVFEPQNLLYCLIGVTLGMLVGVLPGLGPAATIAILLPVTYTLEPASAIILLAGIFYGAQYGGTVTSVLLRLPGEASTVVTAIDGYEMARKGRAGAALGIAAIASFIGGTVGIVALTVAAPLVAGWALAFGPPEYAALALLGILMISTLSTGSLRRSLLAGSIGLLLATVGRDPLLGSARYTFGSDQLADGLDFVILAMGLFGIGEILHSLERLRQGAPPKPRVGRARPSRAEFLQSRWAIARGTVVGFFLGILPGGGATMASMVAYTVEKRSSRTPEQFGKGAIEGVAGPEAANNTAATSSFIPLLTLGIPANATMAVMFGALLLAGVTPGPQMIDEHPEVFWGVIDSMYIGNLFLIILSMPLIGLFVRVLRVRASILAPLTVLITMIGVYTIRSSMFDMLAVVVLGVVGYLMKKVGLPPGPLVLAFVLGSLLETDFRRSMRMFDGDVTGFLGRPVSATLLAFVVVFTVAVPLLSLRKKLRQPAPPDTPATVPRPDTTTTPDHPRTAAEPGGHSEEPQHPG, encoded by the coding sequence ATGGACTTCCTCGCTCCCGCCCTGGACGGCTTCGGCGTGGTCTTCGAGCCGCAGAACCTGCTGTACTGCCTGATCGGGGTGACCCTCGGCATGCTGGTCGGCGTGCTGCCCGGCCTCGGCCCGGCCGCCACCATCGCCATCCTGCTGCCGGTCACGTACACCCTCGAACCGGCCTCGGCGATCATCCTGCTCGCCGGCATCTTCTACGGCGCCCAGTACGGCGGTACGGTCACCTCGGTGCTGCTCCGCCTGCCCGGAGAGGCCTCGACGGTGGTGACCGCCATCGACGGCTACGAGATGGCCCGAAAGGGCCGGGCCGGAGCCGCGCTCGGCATCGCCGCGATCGCCTCCTTCATCGGCGGCACCGTAGGCATCGTCGCACTGACCGTGGCGGCCCCGTTGGTGGCGGGCTGGGCTCTGGCCTTCGGCCCGCCGGAGTACGCCGCGCTCGCGCTGCTCGGCATCCTGATGATCTCCACCCTGAGCACCGGATCCCTGCGCCGCAGCCTCCTTGCCGGCAGCATCGGGCTGCTGCTCGCCACCGTGGGCCGCGACCCGCTCCTGGGCAGCGCTCGCTACACCTTCGGCAGCGACCAACTCGCCGACGGGCTCGACTTCGTCATCCTCGCCATGGGCCTGTTCGGCATCGGCGAGATCCTGCACAGCCTCGAACGCCTCCGCCAAGGCGCCCCGCCGAAGCCCCGCGTCGGCCGGGCCCGGCCCAGCCGGGCGGAGTTCCTGCAGTCCAGGTGGGCGATCGCCCGGGGGACAGTGGTGGGCTTCTTCCTCGGCATCCTTCCCGGCGGCGGCGCCACGATGGCCTCGATGGTCGCGTACACGGTCGAGAAACGCTCCTCCAGGACGCCCGAGCAGTTCGGCAAGGGCGCGATCGAGGGGGTCGCGGGCCCAGAGGCGGCCAACAACACCGCCGCCACCTCCTCGTTCATCCCGCTGCTCACCCTCGGCATCCCGGCCAACGCGACCATGGCCGTCATGTTCGGCGCCCTGCTGCTGGCGGGCGTGACCCCGGGCCCGCAGATGATCGACGAACATCCCGAGGTGTTCTGGGGCGTCATCGACTCCATGTACATCGGGAACCTGTTCCTGATCATCCTCAGCATGCCGCTGATCGGGCTGTTCGTCCGCGTGCTGCGCGTCCGGGCCAGCATCCTGGCGCCGCTGACCGTGCTCATCACCATGATCGGCGTCTACACGATCCGCTCCAGCATGTTCGACATGCTCGCCGTGGTCGTACTGGGCGTCGTCGGCTACCTGATGAAGAAGGTCGGTCTGCCGCCTGGCCCGCTCGTCCTCGCCTTCGTGCTCGGCAGTCTGCTGGAGACCGACTTCCGGCGCTCGATGCGGATGTTCGACGGCGACGTGACCGGCTTCCTGGGCCGCCCCGTCTCCGCCACGCTGCTCGCCTTCGTCGTCGTCTTCACGGTCGCCGTACCCCTCCTCAGCCTCCGCAAGAAGCTCCGGCAGCCCGCACCTCCCGACACCCCCGCGACCGTCCCCCGCCCCGACACCACGACCACCCCGGACCACCCCCGCACGGCGGCCGAACCCGGCGGCCACAGCGAGGAGCCACAGCATCCGGGCTGA
- a CDS encoding SDR family NAD(P)-dependent oxidoreductase: MSKVWFVTGASRGFGRRFVEAALSRGDKVAATARDTTTLTDLVTAHGEAILLLKLDVTDKAAVFTSVERAHDHFGRLDVIVNNAGYGLFGAVEELPERQLRDQMETNFFGALWVTQAALPHLREQGSGHVVQISSTGGVAAWPLLGGYHASKWALEGLTESLAQEVSGLGIKVTLVEPGAYATDWGGPSAVHVSAHPAYDGVREQLDAFVQGLDFGDPTAASEALLEIVDSDNPPLRVFFGTQGNHMLPQVYADRLKTWADWGDLSIRAQGGQAA; this comes from the coding sequence ATGAGCAAGGTCTGGTTCGTCACCGGCGCCTCCCGCGGCTTCGGCCGCCGCTTCGTCGAAGCCGCTCTGTCCCGCGGCGACAAAGTGGCCGCCACCGCACGCGACACCACCACGCTGACCGACCTCGTCACGGCCCACGGGGAGGCAATCCTTCTCCTGAAGCTGGACGTGACCGACAAGGCCGCGGTCTTCACGAGTGTCGAGCGGGCCCACGATCACTTCGGCCGCCTCGACGTGATCGTCAACAACGCGGGCTACGGCCTGTTCGGCGCCGTCGAGGAACTGCCCGAACGGCAACTGCGCGACCAGATGGAAACGAACTTCTTCGGCGCACTGTGGGTCACCCAGGCGGCGCTGCCCCACCTGCGCGAGCAGGGCTCCGGCCACGTCGTGCAGATCTCCTCCACCGGCGGTGTGGCGGCCTGGCCGCTGCTCGGTGGATACCACGCCTCCAAGTGGGCCCTGGAGGGCCTGACCGAATCGCTCGCCCAGGAGGTCTCCGGCCTCGGCATCAAGGTGACACTGGTCGAGCCCGGCGCCTATGCCACCGACTGGGGCGGTCCCTCCGCCGTTCACGTCTCCGCCCACCCCGCCTACGACGGCGTTCGTGAACAACTCGACGCGTTCGTCCAGGGGCTCGACTTCGGCGACCCCACCGCCGCAAGCGAGGCGCTGCTGGAGATCGTCGACTCCGACAACCCGCCGCTGCGCGTCTTCTTCGGCACCCAGGGCAACCACATGCTCCCGCAGGTCTACGCCGACCGGCTCAAGACCTGGGCCGACTGGGGCGACCTGTCGATCCGGGCGCAGGGCGGACAGGCCGCGTGA
- a CDS encoding LLM class F420-dependent oxidoreductase has protein sequence MKLGIAMFPADFAVRPDELARAVEDRGFESLFLPEHTHMPATERTRAEVGELPAHFSRTHDLFVALTYAAAATRSLRVGAGICLVPQRDPIVTAKAVASLDALSGGRVLFGVGAGWISEEIAHHGTDPGRRWSVMAERVKAMRRIWEDDVAEFHGEHVRFGPLWSWPKPHRPSGPPVLVGGSGPLVASRVLDFGDEWMPHAGMPVAELAERVAKLRAAGRAAGRADDVPVTVFGAEPEPAHLAELRDIGVNRAVLYAPPADAEAVHRFLDQVAPLTAAFSN, from the coding sequence ATGAAACTAGGCATTGCCATGTTCCCCGCGGACTTCGCCGTCCGCCCCGACGAACTCGCGCGTGCGGTCGAGGACCGCGGCTTCGAGTCGCTGTTCCTTCCCGAACACACCCACATGCCCGCCACCGAGCGCACGCGCGCCGAGGTGGGGGAGCTGCCCGCGCACTTCTCCCGCACCCACGATCTGTTCGTCGCTCTCACCTATGCCGCGGCCGCCACCCGGTCCCTGCGGGTGGGCGCCGGCATCTGTCTGGTGCCCCAGCGCGACCCGATCGTCACCGCCAAAGCGGTGGCCAGCCTGGACGCCCTGTCGGGCGGACGTGTGCTGTTCGGGGTGGGCGCCGGATGGATCAGCGAGGAGATCGCCCATCACGGCACCGATCCGGGGCGTCGTTGGAGTGTCATGGCCGAGCGGGTGAAGGCGATGCGCCGGATCTGGGAGGACGACGTCGCCGAGTTCCACGGCGAGCACGTGCGCTTCGGACCCCTGTGGTCCTGGCCCAAGCCCCACCGGCCGTCCGGCCCGCCGGTTCTGGTGGGCGGTTCCGGGCCCCTCGTGGCGAGCCGGGTGCTCGACTTCGGCGACGAGTGGATGCCGCACGCCGGCATGCCGGTGGCCGAACTGGCCGAGCGCGTCGCGAAGTTGCGTGCCGCGGGACGTGCGGCCGGACGCGCCGATGACGTGCCGGTGACCGTCTTCGGGGCCGAGCCGGAGCCCGCGCACCTGGCGGAGCTGCGGGACATCGGCGTGAACCGGGCGGTGCTGTACGCGCCCCCGGCCGACGCCGAGGCCGTACACCGCTTCCTGGACCAGGTGGCTCCGCTGACCGCCGCGTTCTCCAACTGA
- a CDS encoding AraC family transcriptional regulator, protein MDVLADVLAATGFRGVLLAQLRSSGSGWGCAVDRLGTAGFHVIAEGVCWLRTGEAPPVQLVSGDVVLLPRGTPHRLLGAPDEEALPYAELEAAHPPGGEGVVDLGGAGPVVRVVCGKFHYAGNTDGHPLLSALPEVIHVPGMSADPHLQDVVRILATETAGGQPGSRAVATRLTEVLFVLAIRAWIERADTATETGPSWLTALRDPRIGTALSLMHEEPHRDWTVESLARTVTMSRPAFARQFKEVVGHTPLAYLARVRIDRAARLLRDTDNPVGDIAQAVGYRSEFAFSRAFSREQGIAPGRYRRTASVPS, encoded by the coding sequence ATGGACGTGCTCGCCGACGTACTCGCCGCCACGGGCTTCAGGGGCGTGCTGCTCGCCCAGTTGCGGTCGTCCGGATCCGGGTGGGGCTGTGCCGTGGACCGGCTCGGCACCGCGGGGTTCCATGTCATCGCCGAGGGCGTCTGCTGGCTGCGGACCGGCGAGGCGCCACCGGTGCAGCTGGTGTCCGGGGACGTGGTGCTGTTGCCGCGCGGCACGCCGCACCGGCTGCTGGGGGCCCCCGACGAAGAGGCCCTCCCGTACGCGGAGTTGGAGGCCGCTCACCCGCCGGGCGGGGAGGGCGTGGTCGACCTGGGCGGGGCCGGGCCCGTCGTGCGGGTGGTGTGCGGCAAGTTCCACTACGCCGGCAATACCGACGGGCATCCGCTGCTGTCGGCGCTGCCGGAGGTCATCCATGTGCCCGGCATGAGCGCCGACCCCCACCTGCAGGATGTCGTCCGGATCCTCGCCACCGAGACGGCGGGCGGGCAGCCCGGCTCCCGGGCAGTGGCCACCCGTCTGACCGAGGTGCTCTTCGTGCTCGCGATCCGCGCCTGGATCGAACGGGCCGATACCGCCACCGAGACGGGACCGTCCTGGCTGACCGCCCTGCGCGACCCGCGCATCGGGACCGCCCTGTCACTGATGCACGAAGAGCCGCACCGAGACTGGACGGTGGAGAGCCTGGCCCGCACCGTCACGATGTCCCGCCCGGCCTTCGCCCGCCAGTTCAAGGAGGTGGTGGGCCACACCCCACTGGCCTACCTCGCGCGCGTGCGGATCGACCGGGCCGCCCGCCTGCTGCGCGACACCGACAATCCGGTCGGCGACATCGCGCAAGCCGTCGGATACCGCTCCGAGTTCGCCTTCTCGCGGGCGTTCTCCCGGGAACAGGGCATCGCGCCCGGCCGCTACCGTCGTACGGCATCAGTGCCGTCCTGA
- a CDS encoding CaiB/BaiF CoA transferase family protein, which yields MSGGSGGSRGPLDGLLVADFSRILAGPYATMLLADLGADVVKVEGPQGDDTRTWTPPVRDGVSTYYLGINRGKRSIALDFRDEADARLARELARRADVVIENFKPGGLARYGLDHASVSTQNPGVVYASISGFGAGPGRNVPGYDLMVQAISGLMSLTGDPDGPPYRAGISVFDVMAGNHAALGILAALRHRDATGRGQLVEVNLLSSALTGLVNHSSSYVAGDTVPYRMGNAHPSVFPYEPLPTADQDLIVTAANDGQFRKLCEVLGIPETADDPRFRHNADRTERREELRPLLLERLKTRTALEWFDLLVDAGVPCGPINTIDGGFAMAESFGLDPVVEVGEGDRAVPTTRHPIRFSETPAAYRLPPPELDEHGAELRKWLQDLLEDDDA from the coding sequence ATGAGCGGCGGTTCAGGCGGCTCACGCGGACCGCTCGACGGGCTGCTGGTGGCGGACTTCTCCCGCATCCTCGCCGGTCCGTACGCGACGATGCTGCTCGCCGATCTCGGGGCCGACGTGGTGAAGGTCGAGGGCCCCCAGGGGGACGACACCCGCACGTGGACGCCGCCGGTGCGCGACGGTGTGTCGACCTACTACCTCGGGATCAACCGCGGGAAGCGGTCGATCGCGCTCGACTTCCGCGACGAGGCGGACGCGCGGCTGGCCAGGGAGCTCGCTCGGCGCGCGGACGTGGTGATCGAGAACTTCAAGCCGGGCGGACTGGCCCGGTACGGCCTCGACCACGCGTCGGTGAGCACCCAAAACCCGGGCGTGGTCTACGCGTCGATCAGTGGTTTCGGAGCCGGACCCGGCCGAAACGTACCCGGCTACGACCTGATGGTCCAGGCGATCTCCGGGCTGATGAGCCTCACCGGTGATCCGGACGGGCCGCCGTACCGGGCGGGGATCTCCGTCTTCGACGTGATGGCGGGCAACCACGCCGCCCTCGGCATCCTCGCCGCGCTGCGGCACCGCGACGCCACCGGCCGGGGCCAGCTCGTCGAGGTGAACCTGCTCTCGTCGGCACTGACCGGGCTGGTCAACCACAGCTCCTCCTACGTGGCCGGCGACACCGTGCCCTACCGGATGGGCAACGCGCACCCCAGCGTCTTCCCCTACGAACCGCTGCCGACGGCCGACCAGGACCTGATCGTCACCGCGGCCAACGACGGGCAGTTCCGCAAGCTGTGCGAAGTACTCGGGATCCCCGAGACCGCCGACGATCCCCGCTTCCGGCACAACGCCGACCGTACCGAGCGACGGGAGGAACTCCGGCCCCTCCTGCTCGAACGGCTCAAGACGAGGACCGCCCTGGAGTGGTTCGATCTGCTCGTCGACGCCGGGGTCCCCTGCGGACCGATCAACACCATCGACGGCGGCTTCGCGATGGCCGAAAGCTTCGGACTCGACCCGGTCGTCGAGGTCGGCGAGGGAGACCGGGCCGTACCCACGACACGGCACCCGATCCGCTTCTCCGAGACGCCCGCCGCCTACCGCCTGCCCCCGCCCGAACTGGACGAGCACGGGGCCGAACTGCGCAAGTGGCTGCAGGACTTGCTGGAGGACGACGATGCCTGA
- a CDS encoding amidohydrolase family protein — MLGLQLAFDVTGDEAFPEKAAFEAARELGLPVTTHAGVWGATNDNGIRLMWDHGFMTPDVTYVHAATLSEDSYHRIAASGGTVSVSAESEHNAGQGYPPTWRLRRHGIPVSLSMDTSVWFSADLFSAMRATLSADRTREHMAAHAAGETVVHHSLRARDVVEWATIGGAGGTGSPTTSAR; from the coding sequence ATGCTGGGCCTGCAGCTCGCCTTCGACGTCACCGGCGACGAGGCCTTCCCCGAGAAGGCGGCGTTCGAGGCGGCCCGCGAGCTCGGGCTGCCGGTCACCACCCACGCGGGCGTCTGGGGCGCGACGAACGACAACGGCATACGTCTGATGTGGGACCACGGGTTCATGACGCCCGACGTCACCTATGTCCACGCGGCGACGCTCAGCGAGGACTCGTACCACCGGATCGCCGCCTCGGGCGGCACGGTCTCGGTGTCGGCGGAGAGCGAGCACAACGCCGGCCAGGGTTACCCTCCCACCTGGCGGCTGAGGCGCCATGGCATCCCCGTGTCACTGTCGATGGACACCAGTGTGTGGTTCAGCGCCGATCTGTTCTCGGCGATGCGCGCCACGCTGTCGGCCGACCGGACGCGGGAGCACATGGCAGCCCACGCGGCCGGGGAGACGGTGGTGCACCACAGCCTGCGGGCCCGGGACGTCGTGGAGTGGGCCACGATCGGCGGCGCCGGAGGCACGGGCTCGCCGACAACATCGGCTCGTTGA
- a CDS encoding DoxX family protein has product MNLGLLLLRLLLAALLFGHGTQKLFGWFGGAGRAGTAAVFDRWGFVPGRRMVLVAGAAELAGAVSVAAGLLTPGGCAVIVGTMAVAAAATAPNGFWAQKGGCEVPFSYGAVAAVLAFTGPGAWSLDHALGLTELDGYAWGCAALALGLATAAVPLTARSRVLRARTTDSTTR; this is encoded by the coding sequence GTGAATCTCGGGCTGCTCCTGCTGCGGCTGCTGCTCGCCGCGCTGCTGTTCGGCCACGGCACCCAGAAACTGTTCGGCTGGTTCGGCGGTGCCGGGCGGGCCGGGACCGCCGCCGTCTTCGACCGGTGGGGCTTCGTGCCCGGCCGGCGGATGGTGCTCGTCGCCGGGGCGGCCGAACTCGCCGGAGCGGTCTCGGTCGCGGCCGGGCTGCTGACTCCCGGCGGCTGCGCGGTGATCGTCGGCACCATGGCGGTCGCGGCGGCGGCGACCGCGCCGAACGGCTTCTGGGCCCAGAAGGGCGGCTGCGAAGTGCCCTTCTCCTACGGCGCGGTGGCCGCGGTCCTCGCCTTCACCGGCCCCGGCGCCTGGTCACTCGACCACGCCCTCGGGCTGACGGAACTCGACGGCTACGCATGGGGATGCGCGGCACTGGCCCTCGGCCTGGCCACCGCGGCCGTACCACTGACCGCCCGCTCCCGTGTTCTGCGGGCCCGGACCACAGACTCCACAACGAGGTGA
- a CDS encoding dioxygenase family protein, with protein sequence MQEIDEARLRALYRTRADGTYCVRTIAPRGYAIPMDGPVGDLIGRTDISHFRPAHIHFLIDHPGHEKLITHLFRQGSEFLDTDVVFGTKDELIVRFTEEPAGSSPDGGTIDEPYLRAEFDFVLQPRTTDEPQP encoded by the coding sequence CTGCAGGAGATCGACGAGGCCCGGCTGCGCGCGCTGTACCGGACGCGAGCGGACGGCACGTACTGCGTGCGCACCATCGCGCCACGCGGCTACGCGATCCCGATGGACGGTCCGGTCGGTGACCTGATCGGCAGGACCGACATCAGTCACTTCCGTCCCGCGCACATCCACTTCCTGATCGACCACCCCGGCCACGAGAAGCTCATCACCCACCTGTTCCGGCAGGGTTCCGAATTCCTCGACACCGATGTCGTGTTCGGCACCAAGGACGAGCTGATCGTGCGCTTCACCGAGGAACCGGCCGGCTCCTCCCCCGACGGCGGCACCATCGACGAGCCGTACCTGCGCGCCGAGTTCGATTTCGTGCTGCAGCCCCGGACGACGGACGAGCCGCAGCCGTGA
- a CDS encoding alpha/beta fold hydrolase, with protein sequence MRQERRPGLDWTLDEEFETPEGVVRWGALGSGDPIVLVHGTPYSSFLWRDIAPALARTRKVFFFDHLGFGQSDQREGQDLSLAAHARNFARLLDHWELSGPSVIAHDIGGAVALRTLLLEERSYRDLTLFDAVSGGEWERGLFQLFLEHREVFQKLPGYAHEALVASHLRHATQVGFRPGVLDAFLAPWRGDEGQAAFYRQYSQIRQADTVAYEHLLGGMSLPVRLVWGREDRILPPKYAEWLHERVPHAELHWIEGAGHLLQEDAPAQLLACLTAG encoded by the coding sequence ATGAGGCAGGAGAGGAGGCCAGGTTTGGACTGGACACTTGACGAGGAGTTTGAGACGCCTGAAGGGGTGGTGCGGTGGGGGGCCTTGGGTAGCGGAGACCCGATCGTGCTGGTGCACGGCACGCCGTATTCTTCCTTTCTTTGGCGGGACATCGCTCCGGCGCTCGCCCGTACCCGCAAGGTCTTCTTTTTCGACCATCTCGGCTTCGGCCAGTCGGACCAGCGCGAGGGCCAGGACCTCAGCCTGGCGGCTCACGCGAGGAACTTCGCCCGGCTCCTCGACCACTGGGAGCTGTCCGGGCCCAGCGTGATCGCCCACGACATCGGCGGGGCAGTGGCGCTTCGGACATTGCTCTTGGAGGAGAGGAGCTACCGGGATCTGACCCTCTTCGACGCGGTGAGCGGCGGCGAGTGGGAGCGAGGGCTCTTCCAGCTCTTCCTGGAGCACAGGGAGGTTTTCCAGAAGCTTCCGGGCTACGCGCACGAAGCGCTGGTCGCCAGTCACCTGCGGCACGCCACGCAGGTCGGTTTCCGGCCGGGAGTTCTCGATGCGTTCCTCGCGCCGTGGCGAGGGGACGAAGGGCAGGCCGCGTTCTATCGTCAGTACAGCCAGATCAGGCAGGCGGACACCGTCGCGTACGAGCACCTGCTGGGCGGTATGTCGCTTCCTGTACGGCTCGTCTGGGGCCGTGAGGACCGCATTCTTCCTCCGAAGTACGCCGAGTGGTTGCACGAGCGCGTTCCGCATGCCGAGCTGCACTGGATCGAGGGCGCCGGCCACCTCCTGCAGGAAGACGCCCCGGCCCAGCTGCTGGCCTGCCTGACAGCGGGATAA
- a CDS encoding aldo/keto reductase encodes MQHRTLGSQGLEVSAIGYGAMGLTMAYGATDEEAGVAALHRAHDLGVTFFDTAEMYGWGTGSNEILVGKAVRDFRNDVVLATKFGVDMSVPPEQIGGALNSRPDNIRKVADNSLRYLDVDHIDVFYQHRVDPQVPIEEVAGTVKELIDAGKVKYFGLSEAGPETIRTAHAVQPVSVLQTEYSLFERDVEHIFPTLDELGIGFVAYSPLGRGFITGTAKPAGQYEATDIRTVDPRWQPGNFEKNVDAVDRLAELAAAKGATVSQLALAWLLTRGEHIVPIPGTRSPKRIEENAGAAHLTLTDADLKAIDEILPHGGFGARYTEGHVPTWT; translated from the coding sequence ATGCAGCACCGGACACTCGGAAGCCAAGGCCTTGAGGTCTCGGCGATCGGCTACGGCGCGATGGGCCTGACGATGGCCTACGGAGCCACCGACGAGGAGGCCGGCGTCGCCGCCCTCCACCGCGCCCACGACCTGGGCGTCACCTTCTTCGACACCGCCGAAATGTACGGCTGGGGCACCGGATCCAACGAGATCCTGGTCGGCAAGGCGGTCAGGGACTTCCGCAACGACGTGGTCCTGGCCACCAAGTTCGGTGTCGACATGTCCGTGCCTCCAGAGCAGATCGGCGGCGCCCTCAACAGCCGGCCCGACAACATCCGCAAGGTCGCCGACAACAGCCTGCGCTACCTCGACGTGGATCACATCGACGTCTTCTACCAACACCGCGTCGACCCCCAGGTGCCCATCGAGGAGGTCGCGGGCACCGTCAAGGAGCTGATCGACGCGGGCAAGGTGAAGTACTTCGGCCTCAGTGAGGCCGGACCCGAGACGATCCGCACGGCGCACGCCGTGCAGCCGGTCTCCGTCCTGCAGACCGAGTACTCCCTGTTCGAACGCGACGTCGAGCACATCTTCCCCACCCTGGACGAACTCGGCATCGGCTTCGTCGCCTACTCCCCCCTCGGCCGCGGGTTCATCACCGGCACCGCCAAGCCCGCCGGCCAGTACGAAGCCACCGACATACGCACCGTCGACCCGCGCTGGCAGCCAGGCAACTTCGAGAAAAACGTCGACGCCGTCGACCGGCTCGCCGAGCTCGCGGCGGCCAAGGGTGCCACCGTCTCCCAGCTCGCCCTGGCCTGGCTCCTGACCCGCGGCGAGCACATCGTGCCGATCCCCGGCACCCGCAGCCCGAAGCGCATCGAGGAAAACGCCGGCGCCGCCCACCTCACCCTCACCGACGCCGACCTCAAGGCCATCGACGAGATCCTGCCCCACGGCGGCTTCGGCGCCCGCTACACCGAGGGACACGTGCCCACCTGGACCTGA